In the Salarias fasciatus chromosome 13, fSalaFa1.1, whole genome shotgun sequence genome, one interval contains:
- the LOC115399568 gene encoding endothelial PAS domain-containing protein 1-like translates to MTADKEKKRSSSERRKEKSRDAARCRRSKETEVFYELAHQLPLPHSVSAHLDKASIMRLAISFLRTRKLLAMSCSGDANDEDGQMDSLYLKSLEGFVTVVTSDGDMVFLSENISKFMGLTQVELTGHSIFDFTHPCDHEEIRENLTLKTAGTGFGKKGKDLSTERDFFMRMKCTVTNRGRTVNLKSASWKVLHCTGHLKMYSSCPPRVLCGFKEPPLTCAVLMCEPIPHPSNIDTPLDSRTFLSRHSMDMKFTYCDDRVTELMGYAPEDLLGRSVYDFYHALDSDSVTKSHHNLCSKGQAVSGQYRMLAKSGGYVWVETQGTVIYNSRNSQPQCIVCINYVLSDIEEKSMIFSLEQTESLMKPRHMSSFFTAGGAALSGEPGDALFTELKEEPEDLAQLAPTPGDTIVSLDFGRSQFEEPQQPTAYPQVSASGPARPPSWASESHKSAAAASCQTPAPPVTGDVASMAGTFSMRQNPPPGSATPSLSSCSTPSSPGDYYSPVESDLKVELTEKLFALDTDGGSGSANTERDLSDLDLETLAPYIPMDGEDFQLNPIIPESEPLEAAPAGSMGANGNLPPSQQSFSNIASLFQPLSSPPQPQGAYQLQPSASWGAGDKRGSGQAAADTHVMSYMMGRMRNPSCTPLSSMGGRQNLQWPPDPLLTYQQQPQRSSKPFLMDTLSGEGRPSCQQTMQHLMQKRRSVDDFAQVYRDMSPARVAMTNSIKRSFNQMAVGESKHPETTWKKMRGNGCMDRSLSSGSLAESEMRQMMPGSMSSCLSSLQQHRKSQYPGSGGISSATEKAFPQKSCSYTQFNMPPSNKSEGISRLLGPSFEPSFLPELTRYDCEVNVPLQGSLHLLQGCDLLRALDQAT, encoded by the exons gctgctctgGCGATGCGAACGACGAggacggacagatggacagtCTGTACCTGAAGTCCCTGGAGGGCTTCGTCACCGTGGTAACGTCGGACGGCGACATGGTCTTCCTGTCCGAGAACATCAGTAAATTCATGGGGCTCACGCAG gTGGAGCTCACCGGACACAGCATCTTCGACTTCACTCACCCCTGTGACCACGAGGAGATCAGAGAAAACCTCACCCTGAAGACAGCTG GGACCGGCTTCGGTAAAAAAGGCAAAGATTTGAGCACGGAGCGGGACTTCTTCATGAGGATGAAGTGCACCGTGACCAACAGGGGGCGCACCGTCAACCTCAAGTCAGCCAGCTGGAAG GTGCTGCACTGCACCGGACACCTGAAGATGTACAGCAGCTGCCCTCCCAGGGTGCTGTGCGGCTTCAAGGAGCCGCCGCTCACCTGCGCCGTCCTGATGTGCGAACCCATCCCGCACCCGTCCAACATCGACACGCCGCTGGACAGCCGGACCTTCCTGAGCAGACACAGCATGGACATGAAGTTCACCTACTGCGACGACAG GGTGACGGAGCTGATGGGGTACGCTCCCGAGGATCTGCTGGGACGCTCCGTCTACGACTTCTACCACGCCCTGGACTCGGACAGCGTCACCAAGAGCCACCACAACT tgtGCAGCAAGGGTCAAGCAGTGAGCGGTCAGTACCGGATGCTGGCTAAGAGCGGAGGCTACGTCTGGGTGGAGACCCAGGGAACGGTGATCTACAACAGCCGCAACTCTCAGCCTCAGTGCATCGTGTGCATCAACTACGTCCTCAG CGACATCGAGGAGAAGTCGATGATCTTCTCTCTGGAGCAGACGGAGTCGCTGATGAAGCCTCGACACATGAGCAGCTTCTTCACCGCCGGAGGAGCGGCCCTGAGCGGAGAGCCGGGAGACGCCCTCTTCACGGAGCTCAAGGAGGAGCCGGAGGACCTGGCTCAGCTGGCTCCCACGCCCGGAGACACCATCGTCTCCCTGGACTTCG GCCGCTCTCAGTTCGAGGAGCCCCAGCAGCCGACGGCGTACCCGCAGGTGTCTGCTTCAGGCCCTGCCAGACCTCCATCCTGGGCGAGCGAGAGCCACaagtccgccgccgccgcctcgtgtCAGACCCCGGCTCCTCCGGTTACCGGAGACGTGGCGAGCATGGCGGGCACATTCAGCATGAGGCAGAATCCTCCGCCGGGCAGCGCCACGCCGAGcctgagcagctgctccacg cccagCAGCCCCGGCGACTACTACAGCCCGGTGGAGAGCGACCTGAAGGTGGAGCTCACCGAGAAGCTCTTCGCTCTGGACACAGACGGAGGCAGCGGCTCTGCAAACACCGAG AGAGACTTGAGTGACTTGGACCTGGAGACTCTGGCTCCGTACATCCCCATGGACGGAGAGGACTTCCAGCTCAATCCCATCATCCCTGAGTCCGAGCCGCTGGAGGCGGCCCCCGCCGGGTCCATGGGGGCCAACGGCAACCTGCCCCCATCGCAGCAGAGCTTCAGCAACATCGCCAGCCTCTTCCAGCCGCTGTCCTCCCCACCTCAGCCGCAGGGCGCGTACCAGCTCCAGCCCTCGGCCTCCTGGGGCGCGGGGGACAAGAGGGGCAGCGGGCAGGCGGCCGCCGACACCCACGTCATGTCCTACATGATGGGGCGCATGAGGAATCCGTCCTGCACCCCGCTGTCCTCCATGGGTGGCaggcagaacctgcagtggcccCCGGATCCTCTGTTAACCTACCAACAGCAGCCGCAGAGGAGCTCCAAGCCCTTCCTGATGGACACCCTGTCGGGGGAGGGGCGCCCGTCCTGCCAGCAGACCATGCAGCACCTCATGCAGAAGCGGAG GTCCGTTGATGACTTTGCACAAGTCTACAGAGACATGAGTCCAGCCAGAGTGGCCATGACCAACAGCATCAAGCGCTCCTTCAACCAGATGGCTGTG GGGGAGAGTAAGCATCCAGAGACCACATGGAAGAAGATGAGAGGGAACGGCTGCATGGATCGCTCTCTCAGCTCAGGATCTCTGGCAG AGTCGGAGATGAGGCAGATGATGCCGGGCAGCATGTCCTCGTGTCTCAGCTCGCTGCAGCAACACAGGAAGTCTCAGTATCCGGGAAGCGGCGGGATTAGCAGCGCAACGGAAAAAGCCTTCCCCCAGAAGAGCTGCAGCTACACGCAGTTTAACATGCCGCCTTCAAACAAGTCAGAGG GCATCAGCCGCTTGCTGGGCCCGTCCTTCGAGCCCTCCTTCCTGCCCGAGTTGACCCGTTACGACTGCGAGGTCAACGTCCCGCTGCAGGGCAGCCTGCACCTCCTCCAGGGCTGCGACCTGCTGAGAGCCCTGGACCAGGCCACCTAG